A DNA window from Candidatus Methylomirabilota bacterium contains the following coding sequences:
- a CDS encoding ATP-binding cassette domain-containing protein, whose protein sequence is MREEARPARDIFHRNGRQMMLEVEGVSKSFGALAALSGVSLMVRVGEVFSVIGPNGAGKSTLFNVISGLHTPTAGRVVFRGKEVTGLAPEVINRRGLAKTFQITNIFPGISVYDNVRVAAQSRIRVSGHLPALWRLPDVEGPVMELLDA, encoded by the coding sequence TTGCGCGAAGAAGCCCGACCGGCCCGCGATATCTTCCACCGCAACGGCAGACAGATGATGCTCGAGGTCGAGGGCGTGTCGAAGAGCTTTGGCGCCCTCGCCGCCCTGTCCGGCGTCAGCCTCATGGTCAGGGTGGGCGAGGTGTTCTCCGTCATCGGCCCCAACGGGGCAGGCAAGTCGACGCTCTTCAACGTCATCAGCGGCCTGCACACTCCCACGGCCGGCCGTGTCGTCTTCCGGGGCAAGGAGGTCACGGGCCTCGCGCCCGAGGTCATCAACCGGCGGGGCCTCGCGAAGACGTTCCAGATCACGAACATCTTCCCCGGCATCTCCGTGTACGACAACGTGCGCGTGGCCGCGCAATCGCGCATACGCGTCTCGGGCCACCTGCCGGCGCTCTGGCGGCTTCCCGATGTCGAAGGGCCCGTCATGGAGCTCCTGGACGCCC